In the Sandaracinus amylolyticus genome, GCATCCTCGCGCGGCACGTGCTGCCGAACGTGACCGGTCCCGCGATCGTGATCGGCACCACGCTCGTCGCGAACACCATCCTCGTCGAGTCCGCGATGAGCTTCCTCGGGCTTGGCGTGCCCGCGCCGGCGTCGACGTGGGGGACGATGCTGCACGACGCGCAGGACATGATGTCGCTCGCGCCGCGCCTCGTGCTCTATCCGGGCCTGCTGATCGTCGCGACGGTCTTCGGCTTCAACCTGCTCGGCGAGGGCCTGCGCGACGCCCTCGACCCCAAGGACTGAGCGCGATGGCCTCGACGCCTCGCGCCAAGAAGCGCCGGGACACCGAGGGTGTGCTCGGCATTGCGAGCCTCGCTGTGCTCGCGGCGATCGTCGCCACCATCGCGCTCTTCCTGCCGCCCATGCCGACGCATCCCGCGTTCGCCGGTGCCGGCCACGAGGAGCCGCAGCGCGGCGGCACCTTCGTCGCGTTCCACGAGTCCGACGTCGCCGGGTTCGATCCGCTCGTCGAGTGGAACGCGATCTCGAACGTCGGGCTCAAGCTCTTGTTCGAGGGGCTCGTCGAGCACGACTCCGACCTAAACATCGTGCCGCGCCTCGCGCGCGAGCTCCCGACCGTCAGCGACGACGGGCTCGTCTACACGTTCCGGCTGCGCGACGACGTGCGCTTCCACCACGGGCGCGCGCTCGTCGGCGACGACGTGCGGTGGTCGCTCGAGCACATGCTGCACCCCGACACCGCATCGCCGGGCGCGACGTTCTTCTCGTTGATCGACGGGTTCGATGCCTACCGGGCGCGCAGCGCCGAGCACGTGAGCGGCATCCGGGTGATCGACGAGCACACGATCGAGATCCGTCTGTCGCGCCCCGATCAGGCGTTCCTGCACTCGATGGCGATGACGTTCGCGTTCCCGGTGCCGCGCGAGAACTACGAGCGCTGGGGCACGGAGGTCGGGCAGCACCCGGTCGGCACCGGCGCGTTCGAGCTCGAAGAGTGGGAAGCGGGCGTGCGCGTCTCGTTCCGGCGCAACGACGACTTCTATCGCGAGGGCGAGCCCTACCTCGATCGCCTGGTGCTCGAGCTGAACCTCGGGCGCGGCCCCGCGTTCATGCGCTTCCTCGCGGGCGACGTGGATCACATCCATCGCTTCACGCCGACCGACTACCTCTGGTTCCGACGCCAGAGCGCGTGGCAGCCCCACGCGGTCACGCACGCCCAGGTCGACATCTGGGGCATCGAGATGAACACCGAGCTCGAGCCCTTCACGAACCGTCACGTGCGTCGCGCGGTCGGGTTCGCGATGGATCGCGATCGCTGGAACCGTCAGCGCGCGGGACGACTGCGCACCATCGGTCAGCCGATCCCCGAGACGCTGCGCGCCCACGATCCGAACCTGCCGGGCGCGCAGGTGCACGACGTGGCGCGCGCTCGCGAAGAGATGGCGCTCGCCGGGCATCCGGTGCGCTGCACGCCGCGCGGCGTAGGCGTCGAGGGCGAGGACTGCGTCGCCGAGGGGCTCGACGAGGAGCTCGATCTCTGGATCGGCGAAGGCCCGACCGGTCAGGCGTACGGGGTGCTCGCGCAGCAGGATCTCGCGACCATCGGCATCCGCGCGCGGCTGCGTCCGGTGTCGTTCCCGGTCTACCTCGAGCAGACCGGAAGACCGCGCACCGCGACGATGCTCTTCGGCGGTTGGTCGATGGACTTCCCCGATCCCGCGAGCATGCTCGAGCCGCTCTACCACTCGCGCTCGGCGAGCGAGACCAGCTCGAGCAATCGCGCGTTCTATCGCAACCCCGAGCTCGATCGTGTGCTCGACGACGCGCGTGTGGAGCGCGATCCCGAGCGGCGCATCGCGCTCTATCGCGAGGCCTCGCGCATCCTCGTCGACGACTCGCCGTGGGCGTGGCTGTTCTCGAACACGAAGTACGAGGCCTGGCAGCCCTACGTGCGCAACTTCCGCCCGAACCCGGTGTGGGACGAGATGTATCGCGACGTGTGGCTGGATTTGCCGCGACGTCGCGTGGCGCGCGCGCTCGATCGTGCGGGCGCTCGGTCGTTCGCGGCGCTCGCGCCTCTCGGTGGGCGACGAGGCGGGGGCGCACGATGACGTCGCTGCTCGCGCGAAGGCTGCTGCGCGGCGTGCTCGTGGTGTGGGCCGCCGTGAGCCTGGTGTTCCTGCTCGCGCATGGCGCGGGCGATCCCGCGGTCTCGATGCTCGGTGCGCGCGCGACGCCGGAGCGGGTCCGCGAGTTCAACGCGGCGCACGGGCTCGATGCGCCGCTTCACGAGCAGTACGCGCGGTTCTGGGGCGGCGTGCTGACGGGCGATCTCGGGACGTCGTGGCGCGACGAGCAGCCGGTCGCGCGTGTGCTCGGGACGCGCCTGCCGCGCACGATGCTGCTCGGCGGGATCGCGCTCGCGCTCGAGGTGATGATCGGGCTCGGCATCGGCACCCTCGCGGCGCTGCGTCGCAACGGGCCGCTCGACACGCTGGTGATGGCGATCGCGTTCCTCGGCATCAGCGCGCCGACGTTCCTCACGGGGCTGGTGTTCCTGCAGATCTTCGCGTTCCGGCTCGGCTGGTTCCCGGTGGGCGGATACGGCGTCGACGCGCTCGATCACGTGCGCCACGCGATGCTCCCGGCGCTCACGCTCGCGATCGTCGGCGCCGCGACCTACGCGCGCATCATGCGGAGCGAGATGATCGAGACGCTGCGCCAGGACTACGTGCGCACCGCGCGCGCGAAGGGCCTCTCGCCGATCCACGTGGTGCGTCACGCGTTCCGGAACGCGCTGCTGCCGATCGTCACGCTGCTCGGTCTCTCGACGCCGCTGCTCGTCTCGGGCGCGGTGATCACGGAGACGATCTACGGCTGGCCCGGCGTGGGCCGGCTCGCGGTGGAGTCGATCTCGAGCGGCGACGTCCCCATCCTGCTCGGCGTCGTGCTCGTCGCATCGATCGCGGTGCAGCTCGGCAACCTCGGCGCCGACCTCGCGGTGGCGCGCCTCGACCCGCGCATCCGCCTCGACGGCGGCTCCCGCTGAGGAGCTTCGAGATCACTCGTTCGAAGCCTGGACACGGCCGATCGGGATCTCGAACGACGCGCGGCGATTCGAAATCCGATCGTCAGTACCGGAGATACCAGCCTCCGATTTGAAATCGCCTGGTCGGTACTCGAGATACCGAGTCCCAGATTTCAAATCTTGGAGTCGGTA is a window encoding:
- a CDS encoding ABC transporter substrate-binding protein, producing MASTPRAKKRRDTEGVLGIASLAVLAAIVATIALFLPPMPTHPAFAGAGHEEPQRGGTFVAFHESDVAGFDPLVEWNAISNVGLKLLFEGLVEHDSDLNIVPRLARELPTVSDDGLVYTFRLRDDVRFHHGRALVGDDVRWSLEHMLHPDTASPGATFFSLIDGFDAYRARSAEHVSGIRVIDEHTIEIRLSRPDQAFLHSMAMTFAFPVPRENYERWGTEVGQHPVGTGAFELEEWEAGVRVSFRRNDDFYREGEPYLDRLVLELNLGRGPAFMRFLAGDVDHIHRFTPTDYLWFRRQSAWQPHAVTHAQVDIWGIEMNTELEPFTNRHVRRAVGFAMDRDRWNRQRAGRLRTIGQPIPETLRAHDPNLPGAQVHDVARAREEMALAGHPVRCTPRGVGVEGEDCVAEGLDEELDLWIGEGPTGQAYGVLAQQDLATIGIRARLRPVSFPVYLEQTGRPRTATMLFGGWSMDFPDPASMLEPLYHSRSASETSSSNRAFYRNPELDRVLDDARVERDPERRIALYREASRILVDDSPWAWLFSNTKYEAWQPYVRNFRPNPVWDEMYRDVWLDLPRRRVARALDRAGARSFAALAPLGGRRGGGAR
- a CDS encoding ABC transporter permease; the encoded protein is MTSLLARRLLRGVLVVWAAVSLVFLLAHGAGDPAVSMLGARATPERVREFNAAHGLDAPLHEQYARFWGGVLTGDLGTSWRDEQPVARVLGTRLPRTMLLGGIALALEVMIGLGIGTLAALRRNGPLDTLVMAIAFLGISAPTFLTGLVFLQIFAFRLGWFPVGGYGVDALDHVRHAMLPALTLAIVGAATYARIMRSEMIETLRQDYVRTARAKGLSPIHVVRHAFRNALLPIVTLLGLSTPLLVSGAVITETIYGWPGVGRLAVESISSGDVPILLGVVLVASIAVQLGNLGADLAVARLDPRIRLDGGSR